A genomic stretch from Candidatus Omnitrophota bacterium includes:
- a CDS encoding UDP-N-acetylmuramoyl-tripeptide--D-alanyl-D-alanine ligase: MPAAFTVEEIIRATGARLVSGGFNRLIKGVSIDSRKLKAGEAFIAIKGERFDGHSFIGGVLEKHPAAVIVEKEGAAVCIPKDICLLRVPDTRRALGDIAAFHRNRFNIPVIAVTGSAGKTTAKEMAAHILSARFKVLKNEGTENNHIGVPLTLLRLNKSHQAAVIELGTNHFGEIEELSRISSPNVGIIINIGPAHLEYLGDLSGVLKEKASLIKNLRHPAVAVLNSDDPMLRKIAPARGARVFSFGANAAADMAASEISLKADKLRFRVNSRCGIKLGTLGRHNVYNALAAITAARILGMGYAAIKQRLASFKFPSGRLNLLKRGDFFLIDDSYNSNPLSLEKALSALSGFTAAGRKILVMGDMLELGEDREHIHRSLCEKIKGACDVFISVGDLSGLVAEELKKDDFNCESIFICGSSKDARDILFESVRPKADDVVLIKGSRRMRLEDILT, encoded by the coding sequence ATGCCTGCGGCATTTACCGTTGAAGAAATAATCCGGGCAACAGGGGCGCGGCTGGTTTCAGGCGGCTTCAACCGCCTGATCAAAGGCGTTTCCATTGATTCCAGAAAGCTCAAGGCGGGTGAGGCGTTTATCGCCATTAAGGGCGAGCGCTTTGACGGCCATTCATTTATAGGCGGCGTCTTAGAAAAACATCCCGCCGCCGTTATAGTGGAAAAAGAGGGCGCGGCCGTTTGCATACCGAAAGATATCTGCCTTTTGCGGGTGCCTGATACAAGGCGGGCGTTGGGCGATATAGCGGCATTCCACAGGAACAGATTTAATATCCCGGTCATAGCGGTCACCGGTTCAGCCGGTAAGACAACGGCAAAAGAGATGGCGGCGCACATCCTTTCTGCCAGGTTCAAGGTACTGAAGAATGAAGGCACGGAAAACAACCATATAGGCGTGCCTTTGACGCTGCTTCGGCTTAATAAGAGCCACCAGGCAGCGGTGATTGAGCTGGGGACAAACCATTTCGGGGAGATAGAAGAGTTATCAAGGATATCCTCGCCGAATGTAGGCATAATTATAAATATCGGGCCCGCGCATCTTGAGTATCTCGGAGACCTGTCCGGCGTGCTGAAAGAGAAGGCGTCTCTTATAAAGAATTTAAGGCATCCTGCTGTCGCGGTGCTGAATTCAGACGATCCGATGTTAAGGAAGATAGCCCCTGCCAGAGGGGCCCGCGTATTTAGTTTCGGGGCCAACGCGGCCGCGGATATGGCGGCGTCGGAGATCTCCTTGAAGGCGGATAAATTAAGGTTCAGGGTAAATTCGCGATGCGGCATAAAACTTGGCACCCTCGGCAGGCATAATGTATATAACGCGCTGGCAGCCATCACGGCCGCGCGGATCCTGGGGATGGGTTACGCGGCCATAAAACAGCGGCTGGCGAGTTTCAAGTTTCCTTCGGGCAGGCTTAATCTTCTAAAGCGCGGGGATTTTTTTCTTATAGATGATTCTTACAACTCTAATCCCTTGAGCCTGGAAAAGGCGCTTTCAGCCTTATCGGGTTTTACCGCCGCCGGAAGGAAGATCCTGGTTATGGGAGATATGCTTGAACTGGGCGAGGACAGGGAACATATACACAGGTCGCTTTGCGAAAAGATCAAAGGCGCCTGCGATGTGTTCATTTCCGTGGGAGACCTGTCAGGGCTGGTCGCCGAAGAGCTGAAAAAAGACGATTTTAATTGTGAGTCCATATTCATATGCGGTTCATCAAAGGATGCCAGGGACATCCTGTTTGAGTCGGTGAGGCCGAAGGCCGATGATGTGGTCCTGATCAAGGGGTCTCGCCGGATGAGATTGGAAGATATCTTAACCTGA
- the mraY gene encoding phospho-N-acetylmuramoyl-pentapeptide-transferase encodes MFYYLAHSLRDLFFGFNVFRYISFRSIAAAICAFLVCVIFGPAVIKRLTKFNCLENVDNAHCPQLNAFHEGKKNTPGMGGILIVSSILITNLLWSDIFNKYIILCLLSLVYLGIVGFIDDYIKIIKRDKNGLSGRVKLAFQIVLGLGVGLALFIEPGRTVMDVPLLKGPILDLGVFYVLFAILVISGTSNAVNIADGLDGLAAGSMIMVAAAYGILSYVTGHARISEYLLIPFVPGAGELTVFCSSVFGAVLGFLWFNCYPAAVFMGDVGSLSLGGALGVVALSIKKELLLVIVGGIFVVEIVSVILQVASFKLRGKRLFKVAPLHHHLQMIGWKEPKIITRFWIVSIMLALLTLLTLKLR; translated from the coding sequence ATGTTTTACTACCTGGCGCATTCGCTTCGCGATCTATTCTTCGGATTTAACGTCTTCCGTTACATATCATTCCGTTCCATCGCCGCCGCGATATGCGCCTTCCTTGTATGCGTTATATTCGGGCCGGCCGTTATAAAGCGGCTGACTAAATTCAACTGCCTGGAAAACGTGGATAACGCCCATTGCCCTCAACTTAATGCCTTTCACGAAGGCAAGAAAAACACTCCCGGGATGGGCGGCATACTGATCGTGTCTTCAATACTGATAACCAATCTTTTATGGTCGGATATCTTTAACAAGTACATCATCCTTTGCCTGTTGAGCCTCGTGTATCTGGGTATTGTCGGTTTCATTGACGATTATATAAAGATAATAAAAAGGGACAAGAACGGCCTTTCGGGCAGAGTCAAGCTGGCGTTCCAGATCGTTCTCGGGCTGGGTGTGGGCCTGGCGTTGTTCATTGAACCGGGAAGGACTGTCATGGATGTGCCGTTACTAAAAGGCCCCATATTGGACCTGGGGGTCTTTTATGTCCTGTTCGCTATATTGGTCATAAGCGGCACTTCCAACGCAGTTAATATAGCCGACGGCCTGGACGGCCTGGCAGCCGGAAGTATGATCATGGTTGCCGCGGCATACGGCATACTGAGTTATGTCACAGGCCACGCCAGGATCAGCGAATATCTGCTTATCCCTTTTGTGCCGGGAGCCGGTGAACTGACGGTGTTCTGCTCCAGCGTTTTCGGGGCTGTGCTGGGTTTTCTCTGGTTTAACTGTTATCCTGCGGCAGTATTTATGGGCGACGTGGGCTCGCTTTCCCTGGGCGGCGCGTTGGGCGTGGTGGCGCTGTCCATAAAGAAGGAGCTGTTGCTTGTAATAGTGGGCGGGATATTCGTGGTAGAGATCGTCTCGGTTATTTTACAGGTGGCTTCTTTTAAACTGAGAGGCAAGCGGCTGTTTAAGGTAGCGCCGCTTCATCATCACTTGCAGATGATCGGCTGGAAGGAGCCGAAGATAATCACCAGGTTCTGGATAGTTTCCATTATGTTGGCCCTCCTTACGCTGCTGACGTTAAAATTAAGATGA
- the murD gene encoding UDP-N-acetylmuramoyl-L-alanine--D-glutamate ligase, translating into MKEFKGKKAAVLGAGRSGLAAAALLKDAGADVFVSDLSDSSKILESERFLAARDIEFEFGKHSKDRIKQSGLIVISPGISGNSDIVKWADGLKIPIISEIELGYLFCKGRIVAVTGTNGKTTVTTLIGKVISAAGYKCFTCGNIGRPFCADAGQAREGDFISLEVSSFQLERTQSFKPRVAVMLNISPDHMDRYRDIDEYFSAKKKIYANQGSDDFLILNYDDPLLAGLAGEAPSRAMFFRDKLEDSKHGVKLNPNHFAVMAAAEALGIPEKTCMAVFREFKGVEHRLEAVRTIRDILFINDSKATNVDSAIWALKNLSRPAVIIAGGRDKNCPLDPVLPLVRQKVKHMVLIGEATDKFYDFFKDTVSIDKAGDLEGAVRAAYKRAAPGDCVILSPMCASFDMFDNYEHRGRVFKEIVNKLT; encoded by the coding sequence ATGAAAGAATTCAAGGGTAAAAAGGCGGCTGTCCTGGGGGCGGGCCGTTCCGGGCTCGCGGCCGCGGCCCTGCTTAAAGACGCGGGGGCGGACGTGTTTGTCTCCGACCTGAGCGATTCCAGCAAGATCCTGGAGAGCGAGAGATTCCTTGCCGCCCGGGACATAGAATTTGAATTTGGAAAGCACTCCAAAGACAGGATAAAACAGAGCGGCCTTATTGTCATAAGCCCGGGCATAAGCGGGAACTCCGACATAGTGAAGTGGGCGGATGGCCTGAAAATACCCATCATAAGCGAGATCGAACTGGGTTATCTTTTTTGCAAGGGCAGGATCGTGGCGGTCACCGGCACCAACGGGAAGACCACGGTAACCACCCTCATCGGGAAGGTGATCTCGGCTGCCGGCTATAAGTGTTTTACCTGCGGCAACATCGGCAGGCCGTTTTGCGCGGACGCGGGGCAGGCGAGAGAGGGGGATTTTATCTCTTTGGAGGTAAGCTCTTTTCAGCTTGAAAGGACCCAAAGTTTTAAGCCGCGTGTGGCGGTAATGCTCAACATCAGCCCCGACCATATGGACAGATACCGCGATATTGATGAGTATTTTTCCGCGAAAAAGAAGATATACGCCAATCAGGGCAGCGACGATTTTCTTATACTCAATTACGATGACCCGCTTTTGGCCGGCCTGGCAGGCGAGGCGCCTTCCAGGGCGATGTTTTTCAGAGACAAGTTGGAAGATTCCAAACACGGCGTAAAATTGAATCCCAATCACTTCGCGGTTATGGCCGCGGCCGAGGCGCTGGGCATACCTGAGAAGACCTGTATGGCGGTATTCAGGGAATTCAAAGGCGTGGAGCATCGCCTTGAAGCAGTGCGCACGATCAGAGATATATTATTCATCAACGACTCAAAGGCGACCAACGTGGATTCCGCGATCTGGGCATTGAAAAATTTGAGCCGGCCGGCGGTGATCATTGCCGGCGGCAGGGATAAAAATTGCCCGCTGGACCCGGTCTTGCCGCTGGTAAGGCAAAAGGTAAAGCATATGGTGCTGATCGGCGAGGCCACGGATAAGTTCTATGATTTTTTTAAAGATACCGTCAGTATTGATAAAGCCGGCGATCTGGAAGGCGCGGTAAGGGCCGCCTATAAGAGGGCAGCGCCCGGCGACTGCGTCATCCTCAGCCCCATGTGCGCGAGTTTCGATATGTTTGATAACTATGAACATAGAGGGAGAGTATTTAAAGAGATAGTTAATAAATTGACATAG
- the ftsW gene encoding putative lipid II flippase FtsW has translation MRRTRITLFCVTVALICLGLVMIYSASSIYAWENYKDSAFFLKRQLLYVILGAIGGFFTLSFDYALLRKAAKPLMVFSVFLLLLLLLPGISREVSGARRWFRLGLIGFQPSELAILTMIIYVSDFISRKKGIVRDFYSGFLPPVMVLGFVTLLIFLQPDFGTAVGMGTVTLIIIFLGGARLAHLGSILLAAFPFLYVLVFSVPYRRARIMSFLNPWLDPKGSGFQIIQSQIALGSGGLFGVGLGEGKQKLFYLPAAHTDFIFSIIGEELGFLGTMAVVILFVTLIWQGVNIARNSPDLFGCLLSVGVTSMLAFKAFINIGVSCGILPTKGLPLPFISYGGSSLLFDMIGVAILLNVAKHAEI, from the coding sequence ATGAGGCGGACAAGGATAACATTATTCTGCGTGACGGTGGCCCTGATATGCCTGGGCCTGGTGATGATCTACAGCGCCAGTTCGATCTACGCCTGGGAAAACTACAAGGACAGCGCCTTTTTCCTGAAGAGGCAGCTGCTTTACGTCATCTTGGGGGCGATAGGCGGTTTTTTCACGCTTTCCTTTGATTACGCCCTCCTGCGCAAGGCGGCCAAGCCGCTGATGGTATTCTCAGTATTTCTGCTTTTACTTCTGCTCCTGCCGGGTATTTCCAGGGAGGTCTCAGGGGCAAGGCGCTGGTTCAGGTTAGGATTGATCGGTTTCCAGCCGTCGGAGCTGGCCATATTGACAATGATCATCTATGTTTCGGATTTCATCTCCCGCAAAAAGGGCATCGTCAGGGATTTCTATTCCGGGTTCCTTCCGCCGGTGATGGTTTTAGGTTTTGTCACGCTGCTTATATTCCTTCAGCCGGACTTCGGCACCGCGGTAGGGATGGGCACGGTCACGCTGATAATCATTTTCCTGGGCGGCGCGCGGCTGGCCCATCTCGGTTCAATACTCCTGGCGGCTTTCCCTTTCTTATACGTTCTGGTCTTCAGCGTTCCCTATCGCAGGGCGAGGATAATGTCGTTCCTTAATCCCTGGCTTGACCCCAAGGGCAGCGGTTTCCAGATCATTCAATCGCAGATAGCGCTTGGTTCGGGCGGGCTTTTCGGAGTGGGGCTGGGCGAAGGCAAGCAGAAGCTGTTTTACCTGCCTGCCGCGCATACCGATTTTATATTCTCCATAATCGGAGAAGAACTGGGTTTTCTCGGCACAATGGCCGTGGTCATACTTTTTGTCACGTTGATATGGCAGGGCGTAAATATTGCCAGGAACTCTCCGGATCTATTCGGATGTTTATTGAGCGTGGGAGTGACATCAATGCTCGCCTTTAAGGCATTCATAAACATAGGCGTGTCTTGCGGTATCCTGCCTACCAAAGGGCTCCCCTTGCCGTTTATAAGTTACGGGGGCTCTTCCTTATTGTTTGATATGATAGGCGTGGCTATTTTGCTTAATGTGGCAAAACACGCTGAGATATGA
- a CDS encoding UDP-N-acetylglucosamine--N-acetylmuramyl-(pentapeptide) pyrophosphoryl-undecaprenol N-acetylglucosamine transferase, with amino-acid sequence MKILIACGASGGHIFPAISFAERLKAERPQARILFVVSKTAFGSAIPGGYDTRVISVLPPARFFSARFFCFLFSLARAFFESISIIRKFDPVLVVGFGCYSCVPAVLAAVILRKKTLLHEQNVIPGRALRLLAPFVNKIAISFQETRDRFGFLYRKKIVLTGNPLRGELFGKSRDDALSFFGFDPGKKTILVMGGSQGSRKINKAFISAAAPLKDHLSMQVIHICGRDDREYLAGEYKRLGVDARVFDFLKDMGYAYSLADAVVSRAGAMAVSEIIGLGKPSVLIPYPFARAHQSANAEVLSSAGAAIVIKDVELSAEYLRGRLLLLLREQEEIDRIKRGLSGLAVLEADKLLVNSALELSH; translated from the coding sequence ATGAAAATACTGATCGCCTGCGGCGCCAGCGGCGGCCACATATTTCCGGCGATAAGTTTCGCGGAGCGCCTGAAGGCAGAGAGGCCTCAAGCGCGGATATTGTTCGTTGTCTCAAAGACGGCGTTCGGCAGCGCGATCCCGGGCGGCTATGATACCAGGGTCATTTCTGTTCTGCCGCCGGCGAGGTTCTTTTCCGCGCGTTTTTTCTGTTTTCTATTCTCGCTGGCCAGGGCATTCTTTGAAAGTATCTCCATCATCCGTAAATTTGATCCCGTCTTAGTAGTGGGATTCGGCTGTTATTCCTGCGTCCCCGCGGTATTGGCGGCGGTTATTTTAAGGAAGAAGACATTGCTGCACGAACAGAACGTTATTCCGGGAAGGGCGCTGCGCCTTCTGGCGCCGTTCGTGAACAAAATAGCGATAAGCTTTCAGGAGACGCGCGATAGATTCGGTTTCTTATATAGGAAAAAGATCGTATTGACCGGCAATCCTTTACGCGGGGAGCTGTTTGGGAAGAGCCGGGATGACGCCTTGAGTTTTTTCGGTTTTGATCCGGGGAAGAAGACGATCCTGGTAATGGGCGGCAGCCAGGGAAGCCGGAAGATCAACAAGGCCTTTATCAGCGCGGCGGCGCCGCTCAAGGATCATCTGTCCATGCAGGTCATACATATTTGCGGCAGGGACGACAGGGAATATCTGGCGGGCGAGTACAAAAGATTAGGCGTAGATGCCCGCGTGTTTGATTTCCTGAAAGATATGGGATACGCCTATTCTCTGGCAGACGCGGTGGTATCGCGCGCCGGGGCTATGGCGGTATCTGAGATCATCGGGCTGGGAAAACCATCCGTGCTTATACCTTATCCGTTTGCCAGGGCCCATCAATCGGCGAATGCCGAGGTGCTTTCTTCGGCGGGCGCCGCCATTGTGATAAAAGATGTCGAGCTGAGCGCGGAATACCTGCGCGGCAGATTATTGCTTTTATTGCGCGAACAGGAAGAAATTGATAGAATAAAGCGGGGGTTATCGGGGTTGGCAGTGCTGGAGGCGGATAAATTGCTGGTTAACAGCGCGTTGGAGCTATCGCATTGA
- a CDS encoding peptidase MA family metallohydrolase has protein sequence MGLIKRCLLPLAVMMFCVLSCRAESVAGKEWKEKRSEHFIVYYDEFNRDFLDKLIRQAERLYTKITDNLGYMRYDYWTWDNRAKFYIYNDKDGYVSGTGQPRWSEGAADTYNKIITTYYGASDIFFNSILPHELGHLMFREFVGFKASVPLWFEEGVAVMQEVLMDEVRRHSARSRVKNAWRNKTFIPLTILSSMSVRDEDDESRVGLFYDEALMAVYFLMDEFGRERFVRLCRRIRDGDGFAEALVSVYRINSLEELNERFVEYISNE, from the coding sequence ATGGGCCTTATCAAGAGATGTTTGCTGCCGCTGGCAGTAATGATGTTTTGTGTTTTATCCTGCCGTGCTGAATCCGTAGCGGGAAAAGAATGGAAAGAGAAAAGGAGCGAGCATTTCATTGTCTATTATGATGAGTTCAACAGGGATTTCCTGGATAAGCTGATAAGGCAGGCAGAGCGCCTGTATACGAAGATCACCGATAATCTGGGATATATGCGTTATGATTACTGGACCTGGGACAACAGGGCGAAGTTTTATATTTATAATGATAAAGACGGCTACGTGTCAGGCACGGGGCAGCCGCGCTGGTCTGAGGGCGCGGCAGATACCTACAACAAGATAATCACGACCTATTACGGCGCTTCAGACATTTTTTTTAACAGCATCCTGCCTCATGAGTTGGGGCATCTTATGTTCAGGGAATTCGTCGGTTTCAAGGCCTCGGTCCCGCTCTGGTTTGAAGAGGGCGTGGCTGTGATGCAGGAGGTATTGATGGATGAGGTGAGGCGGCATTCGGCAAGAAGCAGGGTAAAGAACGCCTGGCGCAACAAGACGTTCATACCCCTGACTATCCTTTCATCCATGTCCGTGAGGGATGAGGATGATGAGTCAAGGGTAGGTTTATTTTATGACGAAGCGCTGATGGCCGTGTATTTCCTGATGGATGAGTTCGGCAGGGAAAGGTTTGTGAGGTTGTGCAGGCGCATAAGGGACGGCGACGGCTTTGCCGAGGCGCTGGTCTCCGTGTATCGCATTAATTCACTTGAAGAGTTGAATGAACGATTTGTTGAATATATAAGCAATGAATAG
- the murC gene encoding UDP-N-acetylmuramate--L-alanine ligase, which yields MNRRVHFIGIGGIGMSGIASILLKKGESVSGSDLKLSAVTDKLKKEGARVSQGHSAANVGYADIVVYSSAIKEENPELKEARRRGIEIYSRARMLAEIMLGHKVVTVTGAHGKTTTTSLISHLLQYAGLSPTVAVGGILANIEDNASFGNGSFFVAEADESDGSFLCYSPDYSVITNLDFEHMDFYGTEEKLFAAFSEFINKTRDNGIIFACGDDRNLRQMLAKSGKKSVLFGLDGNTDVYAGDIVLNGFSSEFDCYAKGAFLGRFHLPLAGRHNVSNALAVIAVGSEAGVKADVMKEAMACFRGIGRRFQVRAELKDERIIVVEDYGHHPTEIKRTLEAVKSCKYDRIICAFQPHRYTRTRLLMDEFTKCFDAADHLILTDIYAASEQPIEGIDSRVLYRNIQSRLGGRVEFARKAEISARIERILRPGDFVIILGAGDITEVCDELVERIGRKAEVR from the coding sequence ATGAATAGGCGCGTGCATTTCATAGGCATAGGCGGCATAGGCATGAGCGGGATCGCCAGCATACTGCTTAAAAAGGGCGAGAGCGTAAGCGGTTCCGACCTTAAGCTCAGCGCGGTAACCGATAAATTGAAGAAAGAGGGCGCCAGGGTCTCTCAGGGCCATTCCGCGGCTAACGTGGGATACGCCGACATAGTGGTCTATTCCTCGGCCATCAAGGAGGAGAATCCTGAATTAAAAGAGGCGCGCAGGCGCGGCATTGAGATATACAGCCGCGCGAGGATGCTGGCTGAGATAATGCTAGGTCATAAAGTCGTCACAGTGACCGGCGCGCACGGAAAGACCACCACCACATCCCTTATCTCGCACCTTTTGCAATACGCGGGATTATCGCCGACGGTGGCGGTGGGAGGCATACTGGCCAACATAGAAGATAACGCTTCCTTCGGCAACGGCTCGTTTTTTGTGGCTGAGGCGGACGAATCAGACGGCTCTTTCCTCTGTTATTCGCCGGATTATTCCGTGATAACCAACCTGGATTTTGAGCATATGGATTTCTATGGGACAGAGGAAAAACTCTTTGCCGCGTTCAGCGAGTTCATAAACAAGACCCGCGACAACGGCATTATCTTTGCCTGCGGCGACGACCGCAATTTAAGGCAGATGCTGGCAAAGAGCGGCAAAAAGAGCGTCCTGTTCGGCCTGGATGGGAATACGGATGTATATGCCGGGGATATTGTCCTGAACGGTTTTTCCTCGGAATTTGACTGTTACGCTAAAGGCGCTTTCCTGGGAAGGTTCCATCTGCCTTTGGCGGGAAGGCACAATGTCTCAAACGCCCTGGCTGTAATAGCGGTAGGCAGCGAGGCCGGCGTAAAGGCCGATGTGATGAAAGAGGCCATGGCCTGTTTTCGCGGCATAGGCAGGAGGTTTCAGGTGAGGGCGGAATTAAAAGATGAGCGGATAATCGTAGTGGAAGATTACGGCCATCACCCCACTGAAATAAAGCGGACGCTGGAGGCGGTTAAGTCCTGCAAGTATGACAGGATAATCTGCGCCTTTCAGCCGCACAGGTACACGAGGACGCGGCTGTTGATGGACGAGTTTACGAAATGCTTTGACGCGGCAGACCACCTGATACTTACCGATATTTACGCGGCGTCGGAGCAGCCGATTGAAGGCATTGATTCGCGGGTCTTATATAGAAATATACAGAGCAGGTTGGGCGGCAGGGTGGAATTCGCGCGCAAGGCAGAGATATCCGCGCGGATCGAGCGGATCTTGCGGCCCGGAGATTTTGTTATTATACTCGGCGCCGGAGATATCACAGAGGTATGCGATGAATTGGTGGAAAGGATTGGAAGGAAGGCTGAGGTTAGATGA
- the murB gene encoding UDP-N-acetylmuramate dehydrogenase, translating to MNWWKGLEGRLRLDEPLRRHSSFRIGGKARFWYEPKDIEGLREALRRIKQHSIKAAIIGAGSNILFDDSGFKGACLRLCSPGFSAISKAGSSSIVCGAGAMLKDIVSFAGSHNMGGAEFLAGIPGTLGGAIIMNAGVESRNISDLVSEVDLMDYSGRVRAVKKENIAFAYRRSRLGRYIVLGAKLRLFAREGELIGRDVRRIIDRRLKTQDYSHPSAGCVFKNPPSDSAGRLIDICGLKGERVGGAEVSSRHANFIINRGRARSRDVIRLMNIIKGRVKDEFGICLEPEIKILGN from the coding sequence ATGAATTGGTGGAAAGGATTGGAAGGAAGGCTGAGGTTAGATGAGCCGCTGCGGCGCCACAGCAGTTTTCGCATAGGCGGCAAAGCGCGCTTCTGGTATGAGCCGAAGGATATAGAGGGCTTGAGAGAGGCGCTTAGGCGGATCAAACAACATTCCATAAAAGCTGCCATAATCGGCGCCGGCAGCAATATCTTATTTGATGATAGTGGATTTAAAGGGGCCTGCCTGCGGCTTTGCTCGCCGGGATTCAGCGCGATCAGTAAGGCGGGAAGCAGTTCTATTGTCTGCGGCGCTGGCGCGATGCTCAAGGATATCGTGAGTTTTGCCGGGAGCCATAATATGGGCGGGGCAGAGTTCCTGGCAGGCATACCCGGGACCCTGGGCGGCGCTATTATCATGAACGCGGGAGTAGAGAGCAGGAACATTTCCGATCTGGTCTCTGAAGTCGATCTTATGGATTATTCAGGCCGCGTCAGGGCGGTCAAGAAAGAAAACATCGCTTTCGCTTACCGGCGCTCTCGCCTGGGCAGGTATATAGTGCTTGGGGCTAAATTAAGGCTTTTCGCGCGCGAAGGGGAGTTGATCGGCAGGGATGTCAGGCGCATCATTGACAGGAGGCTCAAGACGCAGGACTACAGCCATCCCAGCGCCGGGTGCGTATTCAAGAACCCTCCTTCTGATTCAGCCGGCCGGCTCATAGATATCTGCGGCCTTAAAGGAGAAAGGGTCGGCGGGGCAGAGGTTTCCAGCCGCCACGCCAATTTTATAATAAACAGGGGCAGGGCCAGATCGCGGGACGTTATACGGCTGATGAATATAATAAAAGGCAGGGTAAAGGACGAGTTCGGGATATGCTTAGAGCCGGAAATAAAGATATTGGGAAATTAA
- a CDS encoding D-alanine--D-alanine ligase yields MLRAGNKDIGKLKKANVGILMGGVSSEREISLKSGAAVAACLREAGFNIKEIDIATDRPADIKRLLRESGIGLAFIALHGRLGEDGKIQKILGDLGIVYTGSSPRASDLALDKVSSRVLFEKGGLHTPRYSILNKKRSLDDLPDISFPVVVKPPREGSSIGLSIVDSPGGLKQALSRAFEYDSRAIVEEYIRGREVTVGILADNALPVIEIFPKRRFFDYSAKYKKGFTEYIVPAKLKKSESSACKDAALKAHRLLGCDSFSRVDIILSQGGRPYVLEVNTIPGFTASSLLPKAAASIGLTFSDLCIELLRLAYEKEK; encoded by the coding sequence ATGCTTAGAGCCGGAAATAAAGATATTGGGAAATTAAAGAAAGCTAATGTAGGCATTTTGATGGGAGGGGTCTCTTCTGAGAGAGAGATATCTCTTAAGTCCGGCGCAGCCGTGGCTGCCTGCCTGCGCGAGGCGGGATTCAACATAAAAGAGATAGATATTGCTACGGATAGGCCGGCTGATATAAAGCGGCTGCTGCGGGAGTCAGGGATCGGCCTCGCCTTTATCGCGCTGCACGGCCGGCTGGGAGAAGATGGGAAGATCCAGAAGATACTCGGCGATCTGGGCATTGTTTATACCGGCTCTTCTCCGCGCGCCAGCGATCTTGCCCTGGATAAGGTATCTTCAAGGGTGCTGTTTGAAAAAGGCGGTTTGCATACGCCGCGGTATAGCATTTTGAACAAAAAACGTTCGTTGGATGATCTGCCTGATATTTCCTTTCCGGTTGTGGTAAAGCCGCCGCGCGAGGGCTCCAGCATAGGCCTGTCAATAGTTGATTCGCCTGGCGGCCTGAAACAGGCGTTGTCCCGCGCGTTTGAATATGACAGCAGGGCGATCGTGGAGGAATATATACGGGGGCGCGAAGTGACCGTGGGTATCCTGGCGGATAATGCCCTGCCTGTCATAGAGATCTTCCCCAAAAGAAGGTTCTTTGATTATAGCGCGAAATATAAGAAGGGGTTCACCGAATATATAGTGCCGGCAAAATTAAAGAAGAGCGAATCCTCTGCCTGTAAGGACGCGGCCTTGAAGGCGCACCGGCTGCTGGGCTGCGACAGTTTTTCCCGGGTGGACATCATTCTTTCCCAGGGCGGCAGGCCGTATGTGCTGGAGGTTAACACCATACCGGGCTTTACCGCGTCCAGCCTGCTGCCGAAGGCGGCGGCTTCTATTGGGTTGACTTTTTCTGATTTATGTATAGAATTGTTAAGGTTGGCTTATGAAAAAGAAAAATAA